In Pedobacter sp. W3I1, one DNA window encodes the following:
- a CDS encoding tail fiber protein, with translation MKKLFFFLLLISQDILATAQTSTSFDVGGDIDKFYPVTFKDVNWSVNKETEISIGRSNTHLNSGWRGSMISSFRFHTSNWGHGSAFISADLKSSQVFIAGWRDATAANPNSEIIIWLKGGGTTYVINSTATVGYTVYDGVQNALPFAELNGPEHTFKTTPDSYVPQNQQYLATGMVVNGDIYANGNVGIGTSTPNEKLAVNGKIRAREIKVEAANWPDYVFEKKYQIASLGELEKYIKINKHLPEMPGAKEVESNGVELGDLVKKLLKNQEELTLHLIAQEKTIKALEKKLTNQHSLKTKSKRK, from the coding sequence ATGAAAAAACTATTTTTTTTCTTACTACTTATTTCACAAGATATATTAGCAACCGCTCAAACTTCAACCTCATTTGATGTTGGGGGTGATATCGATAAGTTTTATCCAGTTACTTTCAAAGATGTCAATTGGTCTGTGAACAAGGAAACAGAGATATCGATAGGAAGATCCAATACACATCTAAACTCCGGCTGGAGGGGGTCCATGATTTCATCTTTCAGGTTTCACACCAGCAATTGGGGGCATGGTTCTGCTTTCATCAGTGCAGATCTTAAAAGTTCGCAGGTATTTATTGCCGGATGGCGGGATGCAACAGCGGCTAATCCAAATTCAGAAATTATAATTTGGTTAAAGGGTGGAGGTACTACCTACGTAATCAATTCTACAGCGACTGTAGGTTACACTGTTTATGATGGTGTTCAGAATGCACTTCCGTTTGCAGAATTGAACGGACCCGAACATACTTTTAAAACGACGCCAGATAGTTATGTGCCCCAAAATCAGCAATACTTAGCGACAGGGATGGTGGTTAATGGAGATATATATGCAAATGGTAATGTTGGTATAGGTACCAGTACACCTAATGAGAAATTAGCCGTAAACGGCAAAATCCGTGCTAGAGAAATCAAAGTAGAAGCTGCCAACTGGCCCGATTATGTTTTTGAAAAAAAATATCAGATCGCTTCACTTGGAGAACTGGAAAAGTATATCAAAATCAATAAACATCTTCCTGAAATGCCTGGTGCAAAAGAAGTAGAAAGCAATGGGGTAGAACTGGGTGATTTAGTAAAAAAACTCCTTAAAAACCAGGAAGAACTTACGCTTCATTTAATCGCACAGGAAAAGACGATTAAAGCATTGGAGAAAAAATTGACCAACCAACATAGCTTAAAAACCAAATCTAAAAGAAAATGA
- a CDS encoding class I SAM-dependent methyltransferase: MNKDYAHKATNEEIKTRFDNDVERFSNLESGQQTTIDAPLTMELCTGAASYINPNAKELLDIGCGAGNYTLKMLSKIPNLNCTLNDLSLPMLERARDRVSAQTTGTVTAIQDDMRNLNLPDNHFDIILAAATFHHLRTDADWELVFTKVYRALKPGGSIWISDLIAHDSVLIDHLFQDQYGAYLETLGGAAYKQKVFDYIEYEDTPRSLNYQLALLQKVGFSVTEILHKNSYFAAFGAIK; this comes from the coding sequence ATGAATAAAGATTATGCGCATAAAGCAACAAATGAAGAAATCAAAACAAGGTTTGATAACGATGTAGAACGTTTCTCGAACTTAGAAAGCGGTCAACAAACTACCATCGATGCGCCACTTACCATGGAGCTTTGCACCGGAGCGGCCAGTTACATCAATCCAAATGCGAAAGAACTGTTGGATATTGGATGTGGTGCGGGTAATTACACATTAAAAATGCTCAGCAAAATCCCAAACCTTAACTGTACACTTAACGACTTAAGTTTACCGATGCTGGAACGCGCAAGGGATAGGGTATCGGCACAAACTACCGGAACAGTGACTGCTATACAGGATGATATGCGCAACCTTAATTTACCCGATAATCATTTCGACATTATACTTGCTGCTGCAACATTTCATCACTTGCGTACTGATGCCGATTGGGAACTTGTTTTTACTAAAGTTTACCGGGCTTTAAAACCCGGAGGCAGTATCTGGATTTCAGACCTCATTGCACATGATTCAGTTTTGATTGATCATCTTTTTCAAGATCAATACGGAGCCTACCTGGAAACACTTGGTGGTGCGGCATATAAGCAAAAGGTATTTGATTATATTGAATATGAAGATACCCCTCGTTCTTTAAACTATCAGCTGGCTTTATTGCAAAAAGTTGGCTTTAGCGTTACCGAGATCCTGCATAAAAACTCTTATTTTGCAGCGTTTGGTGCGATAAAGTAA
- a CDS encoding glycoside hydrolase family 88 protein: protein MLRFKNHFRSNYSSYHVVDYDMTTGKVLKRGTAQGASDESAWSRGQGWGLYGYTMMYRFTKNKRYLNQAKNIAKFIINHPNMPADQVPYWDFNAPNIPDTYRDASAAAVIASGLLELGQYATKSERKLYVSEAKRMIISLSSDAYCAELGENGGFLLMHSTGALPLKSEVDVPLSYADYYYLEALMRYKNWYL, encoded by the coding sequence ATGCTTCGCTTTAAAAACCATTTCAGATCAAACTATAGCTCTTACCATGTAGTAGATTACGATATGACCACGGGGAAAGTACTTAAAAGAGGTACGGCTCAGGGAGCATCTGACGAATCGGCCTGGAGCCGTGGCCAGGGCTGGGGATTATATGGTTATACCATGATGTACCGCTTTACCAAAAACAAACGGTATCTCAACCAGGCAAAGAACATCGCCAAATTTATCATCAACCATCCAAATATGCCTGCCGATCAGGTTCCATATTGGGATTTTAACGCGCCGAACATTCCAGATACTTATCGCGATGCTTCCGCTGCTGCGGTTATTGCCTCTGGTTTATTGGAATTAGGGCAGTATGCAACAAAAAGTGAGCGAAAATTATATGTAAGCGAAGCAAAAAGAATGATCATTTCACTTTCATCTGATGCGTATTGTGCAGAGCTGGGTGAAAATGGTGGTTTTTTGCTCATGCACAGTACTGGAGCTTTACCCCTGAAATCAGAAGTCGACGTTCCGCTTAGCTACGCCGATTATTACTATCTCGAAGCGTTAATGCGCTATAAAAACTGGTATTTATAA
- a CDS encoding LysR family transcriptional regulator, with product MELRHLLYFKTVAEELHFTKAAAKLFISQPPLSRQIKELEEELGVQLFVRSNKRVELTNAGKYFKAEVDAMFAKLEESKEVVRKIHEGVSGELKIGYISSVYQSHLAEILKLMHQEFPYLKTSLFEVPTLAQIKELEHGGLDVGILRAPVLSEKLKVESLFFDPFVVVIPLTDQKIDTNKELADFLKKSPFIFFNKDFAPQYNQKLMEICQRMGFSPDITHEANNVHSILQLVEAGLGISILPLSLKKQYAQLKVSFIEFDAIPVNTEVVLAYKESNKNPALTWFIKHYTQLKMN from the coding sequence ATGGAACTCAGACATTTGTTATATTTTAAAACTGTTGCAGAAGAACTTCATTTTACTAAAGCTGCAGCAAAACTTTTTATCTCGCAGCCTCCTTTGAGCAGACAGATTAAAGAACTGGAAGAAGAACTCGGCGTACAACTGTTTGTTCGGAGTAATAAGCGGGTTGAGTTAACAAATGCCGGCAAATATTTTAAAGCTGAAGTAGATGCCATGTTTGCCAAGCTGGAAGAAAGTAAAGAAGTTGTCCGTAAAATTCATGAAGGTGTTAGCGGCGAATTAAAGATTGGCTATATCAGTTCGGTTTACCAATCTCATCTCGCAGAAATTTTAAAATTGATGCATCAGGAATTTCCTTATCTGAAAACGAGTTTGTTCGAAGTGCCTACACTTGCCCAAATTAAAGAACTGGAACATGGCGGCTTAGATGTGGGGATTTTAAGAGCCCCGGTTTTATCTGAAAAATTGAAAGTAGAATCATTGTTTTTTGATCCCTTTGTGGTGGTTATTCCTTTAACAGATCAAAAAATTGATACCAATAAAGAGCTTGCGGATTTTTTAAAGAAGAGTCCGTTTATCTTCTTTAATAAAGATTTTGCACCTCAGTATAACCAGAAACTTATGGAGATTTGCCAGAGAATGGGCTTTAGTCCAGACATTACCCACGAGGCTAACAATGTACACTCCATATTACAATTGGTAGAAGCAGGCTTGGGTATATCTATTTTGCCACTATCGTTAAAAAAGCAATATGCACAGTTAAAAGTATCTTTTATTGAATTTGATGCCATTCCTGTTAATACAGAGGTGGTATTAGCTTATAAAGAATCGAATAAAAACCCCGCATTAACCTGGTTTATTAAACACTATACCCAGTTAAAAATGAATTGA
- a CDS encoding DUF2264 domain-containing protein, with protein sequence MERRKFIGALSLTGVFGLFNPNEVLSAAKINRNTSTQSKNDREYWYKLLYKIASPVVSNLANGTLIKNMPVVTAPKFDSRTPAVSYLEAVGRTYAGIAPWLSLPDDTTTEGVLRNKLKLQAIQGLDSCFAANSPDKLNFTKDYQPIVDSAYLAQTFLRAPKALWEPLKPETKREIIVSFKSLRNRKPFKNNWLLFGSITEAFLLSIGESYDEGRLNEGVDTLNAWYKGDGWYGDGVNMAFDYYNSFVIHPMMVDTLAVMLDKNLIKKDRYDLAVKRMQRYVVGQERMISPEGTYPPIGRSITYRTGAFQALSQIALMRKLPATIQPAQVRSALTKVKQNMYGIPGTFDAKGWLQLGFCGHDLEIADYYTSTGSLYMATLSFLPLGLPATDEFWAAPSAEWTSKKAWAAKPFAKDYHVDF encoded by the coding sequence ATGGAAAGAAGAAAATTTATAGGGGCCTTGTCATTAACCGGAGTATTTGGGCTGTTTAATCCTAATGAAGTTTTATCTGCTGCAAAAATTAATAGGAACACAAGCACTCAATCGAAAAACGACAGAGAATATTGGTATAAACTGCTGTATAAAATTGCCAGCCCTGTGGTTTCCAATTTAGCTAATGGAACATTGATTAAAAATATGCCAGTAGTTACGGCGCCGAAATTCGATTCCAGAACACCTGCCGTATCGTATTTAGAAGCCGTTGGCCGTACCTATGCCGGCATTGCGCCCTGGCTTTCGTTACCTGATGATACCACAACGGAAGGTGTTTTAAGAAACAAACTGAAATTACAAGCCATTCAGGGATTAGATAGCTGTTTTGCAGCAAATAGTCCTGATAAATTAAATTTTACCAAAGATTATCAGCCGATTGTAGATTCAGCCTACCTCGCGCAAACCTTTTTAAGAGCACCTAAAGCTTTATGGGAGCCGTTAAAGCCTGAAACAAAGCGCGAAATTATCGTTTCGTTTAAATCATTAAGAAACAGAAAACCCTTTAAAAATAACTGGTTGTTATTTGGTTCCATTACCGAAGCCTTTTTATTGTCGATTGGTGAATCGTACGATGAAGGCCGCCTAAATGAAGGCGTAGATACATTAAACGCATGGTATAAAGGAGATGGTTGGTATGGCGATGGCGTTAACATGGCTTTTGATTATTACAACTCTTTTGTAATTCACCCGATGATGGTGGATACACTTGCCGTGATGCTGGATAAAAACCTAATCAAAAAAGACCGATATGATCTTGCTGTAAAAAGGATGCAGCGTTATGTAGTAGGGCAAGAGCGCATGATCTCTCCTGAAGGAACCTATCCACCAATTGGGCGTTCAATTACCTACAGAACCGGCGCTTTTCAGGCATTGAGCCAAATTGCCCTCATGCGTAAGTTACCAGCTACTATTCAACCAGCCCAGGTACGTTCTGCCTTAACTAAAGTTAAACAGAATATGTATGGCATACCTGGAACTTTTGATGCAAAAGGATGGTTACAGCTGGGTTTTTGCGGTCATGATCTGGAAATAGCAGATTATTATACTTCCACAGGCAGTTTGTATATGGCTACCTTATCATTCCTTCCGCTGGGTTTACCAGCTACCGACGAATTTTGGGCCGCACCTTCGGCAGAATGGACATCGAAAAAAGCCTGGGCAGCAAAACCCTTCGCAAAAGATTATCATGTAGATTTTTGA
- a CDS encoding glycoside hydrolase family 88 protein has translation MKKLLFAICFLATAVIAHSQEAADEKKAMKNLLDKQFALAQKQYQLLAKNTPADRMPKTYYSKNNKLETSDTKWWCSGFYPGSLLYIYEYTRDSGTLKEAEKRLAILDKEKHYTGNHDLGFMMFCSFGNAYRITGNALYKPTIDTAAASLATRYRPAAKVIQSWNSSKQWKGPVIIDNMMNLELLAWVSAHGGDPKYKEIAINHADASL, from the coding sequence ATGAAGAAATTATTGTTCGCCATATGTTTTCTGGCTACAGCGGTAATTGCTCATTCACAAGAGGCAGCTGATGAAAAAAAAGCAATGAAAAACCTGCTCGACAAGCAGTTTGCACTTGCTCAGAAACAATATCAATTATTAGCTAAAAACACCCCCGCTGATCGCATGCCAAAAACCTATTATTCTAAAAATAATAAGTTGGAAACGAGCGATACCAAATGGTGGTGCAGTGGTTTTTATCCCGGCTCTCTACTTTATATTTACGAATATACCAGGGATTCTGGCACTTTAAAAGAGGCAGAAAAACGCCTGGCTATACTAGATAAGGAGAAACATTATACCGGAAACCATGATTTAGGTTTTATGATGTTCTGTAGTTTTGGCAATGCCTACCGCATTACAGGTAATGCTTTATATAAACCAACTATCGATACTGCCGCAGCTTCGCTTGCCACACGCTACCGTCCGGCTGCTAAAGTAATCCAATCGTGGAATAGTAGTAAACAGTGGAAAGGCCCTGTTATTATTGATAATATGATGAATCTGGAGTTACTGGCATGGGTATCAGCTCATGGTGGCGATCCGAAATACAAGGAAATTGCCATCAATCATGCCGATGCTTCGCTTTAA
- a CDS encoding toxin-antitoxin system YwqK family antitoxin, whose translation MRIIYITVLQLCLLFLQADAQRIKSYFDADNYNHTINYDHYKAVFYVQRPETGSGNIKSDRKYAWFSGNQIRYTQGGYSGKLLNGIYNEFYDTKGLKTQGLFEMGLKSGKWKSWGEDGVLDSIVNYSSGKPNGKFEKYDQEGVLLERGSYRDGQLNGKLEKRIGTDSIQVTRYKRGKVVAYKPGKAVKITRWLKSIFTKKDKKPKTI comes from the coding sequence ATGAGAATTATTTATATCACAGTGCTTCAATTGTGCCTGCTGTTTTTACAGGCAGATGCACAACGCATTAAATCATATTTTGATGCAGATAACTATAACCATACCATTAATTATGACCATTACAAGGCTGTGTTCTATGTACAGCGTCCGGAAACGGGGTCTGGTAACATCAAATCTGACCGGAAATATGCCTGGTTTAGTGGCAATCAGATCCGCTATACTCAAGGAGGCTACAGTGGTAAACTGCTTAATGGTATTTACAATGAATTTTATGATACCAAAGGCCTTAAAACCCAGGGGCTTTTTGAGATGGGATTGAAGTCTGGAAAATGGAAGAGCTGGGGAGAAGATGGCGTATTGGATTCGATAGTGAACTATTCGTCAGGAAAACCAAATGGCAAGTTTGAAAAATATGATCAGGAAGGTGTTTTGCTGGAAAGGGGAAGTTACAGGGATGGTCAATTAAATGGAAAGCTCGAAAAGCGTATCGGTACAGACAGTATCCAGGTAACCAGGTACAAAAGGGGAAAGGTTGTGGCTTATAAACCAGGCAAAGCGGTTAAGATTACCCGCTGGTTAAAGTCCATTTTTACAAAAAAAGATAAGAAACCTAAAACTATTTAA
- a CDS encoding LytTR family DNA-binding domain-containing protein, with product MISCYVIGELHTVESLCVYINDYPLTQLKGYAVQRPESFDAVYSIRPGIVFVDVAFLSGSNSWLERIKQFSSIVLVSENTEMAFEAFEHAAFDYLIRPITFNRFVKSINKFDHLTQLAQSVNISKKQQVVDSFFIKADSKGLKEFLIKCDQLIYIQAMQNYVVLYMENDQRFSCHNSMKEMEDSLPASCFSRIHKSFIINDEKITSIEGNMVILSGDESNKLLIGNTYRKAFFEKKAQKMIRKKSEIQIFSYSRLASALITFGALLLKIQVVGEFNILL from the coding sequence ATGATTAGCTGTTACGTAATCGGCGAACTGCATACCGTAGAATCTTTATGTGTGTACATAAACGACTACCCGCTTACTCAATTAAAGGGGTATGCTGTGCAGCGACCAGAAAGTTTTGATGCGGTATATTCGATCAGACCAGGGATCGTTTTCGTTGATGTTGCATTTTTAAGTGGTAGCAATAGCTGGTTGGAGCGGATCAAACAGTTTTCTTCAATTGTTTTGGTATCAGAGAATACGGAAATGGCATTCGAAGCCTTCGAACATGCAGCATTTGATTACCTCATCAGGCCAATTACTTTTAACCGTTTTGTAAAAAGCATTAATAAATTCGATCACCTTACACAGCTGGCCCAATCTGTAAACATATCAAAGAAGCAACAAGTGGTAGATTCTTTTTTTATCAAAGCAGATTCTAAAGGCCTAAAAGAATTCCTGATCAAATGCGATCAGCTGATCTATATACAGGCTATGCAGAATTATGTGGTACTTTATATGGAAAATGATCAACGTTTCTCCTGCCACAACTCTATGAAAGAAATGGAAGATAGTTTACCAGCCAGTTGTTTTAGCAGGATACACAAATCCTTTATTATTAATGATGAAAAAATTACTTCAATAGAAGGGAACATGGTAATACTTAGTGGTGATGAAAGCAATAAATTATTGATAGGAAACACTTACCGTAAGGCATTTTTTGAAAAGAAGGCTCAGAAAATGATCAGAAAAAAATCTGAAATCCAGATCTTTTCTTATTCCAGGTTAGCCTCGGCGTTGATTACCTTTGGGGCATTACTGTTAAAGATACAGGTAGTAGGCGAATTTAATATACTGTTATAA